Proteins encoded in a region of the Acidobacteriota bacterium genome:
- a CDS encoding polysaccharide deacetylase family protein yields the protein MSGQVLTIHGIAPAVIPKTFCFRNICDADVMAQYLASVPPFVPLVDAIAGRGDALTIDDAICGAADAAMLARQLGHAVTLFVNPGQVESGAPYAFLVLNALLDGLSSTYAERQALRRHIKARLCVLTEEQARLELVMDLGAQWGVSVSEVPPHFRTLSRDELVTLRDAGVALENHGWSHTDHASLSPAESLREIREGRAWLQRELGVEAAYFASPFGEALPSPEASEGCTMWFAASQAMPAGRLSPQVFNRTFLDLPPPGGASVRGVRAAGRRLLNLGVARLSRRRSS from the coding sequence ATGTCCGGACAGGTGCTGACCATTCACGGGATTGCCCCGGCCGTGATTCCGAAGACGTTCTGCTTTCGCAATATCTGCGATGCGGATGTGATGGCTCAGTACCTGGCGTCTGTCCCGCCATTTGTGCCGCTCGTTGATGCGATCGCCGGTCGCGGCGATGCGCTCACGATTGACGACGCTATCTGCGGTGCTGCTGATGCGGCGATGCTCGCCCGGCAGCTGGGTCACGCCGTGACGCTGTTCGTGAACCCGGGCCAGGTTGAGTCAGGAGCGCCCTACGCGTTTCTCGTGCTGAACGCACTGCTCGATGGTCTCAGCAGCACCTACGCCGAGCGCCAGGCCTTGCGCCGGCACATCAAGGCCCGCCTGTGTGTGCTGACAGAGGAACAGGCCCGCCTGGAACTGGTCATGGACCTGGGGGCGCAGTGGGGCGTGTCGGTATCTGAGGTGCCGCCCCATTTTCGTACGCTCAGCCGCGACGAGCTCGTCACCCTGCGCGACGCGGGCGTCGCACTGGAGAACCACGGCTGGTCACACACCGATCACGCCAGCCTTTCGCCGGCTGAAAGCCTCCGTGAGATCCGCGAGGGCCGGGCGTGGCTCCAGCGGGAATTGGGTGTCGAGGCCGCGTACTTTGCATCGCCATTTGGCGAAGCCCTGCCTTCGCCCGAGGCCTCGGAAGGCTGCACCATGTGGTTTGCCGCCAGCCAGGCGATGCCTGCCGGCAGGCTGTCCCCGCAGGTATTCAACCGGACGTTTCTCGACCTGCCGCCGCCGGGTGGGGCCTCAGTTCGTGGTGTCCGCGCGGCGGGCCGCAGGCTGCTGAACCTCGGCGTGGCCCGGTTGTCCCGCCGGCGAAGTTCGTAG
- a CDS encoding acyltransferase, with translation MVGTPARRMMVTPPRGASYRPDIDGLRAVAVLLVMMFHLNIGPFSGGFVGVDVFFVISGFLITRLIVDEYRSAGGFRLGRFYARRARRILPALFCTVALAAVGAFLLLPPDRFEHFGGSMLFSVLNLGNVFFWSGASYFDDAAHTKPLLHLWSLGVEEQFYLIWPLFMVGLLGRSNRTTVIGLSTAAIISLCLSGWVLLGWEDGQATAFYQTPLRVFEFGIGALMVWLTKVGSRRGVVLECLLLAGLALIGYAAVRFTNQTPFPFLNALVPCTGAALVIYAGTAPISGWLLRNRLTVAVGLASYSLYLLHWPLIVLYGAYTFREVTSVEKTALLIVTAVGATLMYRFVELPLRGGAPSRWSGRRTFAIGAVTTMLLAVPAAAAWTQAGWEWRIPVERRARSNDQWRSMEFAHCRQTDAQMPADLVTCQNARGSSRDILIWGDSHARHLVSGFSDAYPSFNVHVMFLAGCVAQSGFEGYVRQSGNARDDGACVERNRAALSFLRGVRPAVVVLSGAKRDQPEDMVAPTRYLQSQLRAAGHTVIVMGDVMRPGKALVACRNAPAWLIPDSVLSERCSPDSRMVQREMQYSLRMSELMPDVVDVRSIQCPRGECVFATEDSQPLFRDDHHLTPVGSTWLIERLKNGWSF, from the coding sequence GTGGTTGGGACGCCAGCACGCCGGATGATGGTGACGCCGCCACGCGGGGCCAGCTACCGGCCTGACATCGACGGACTGCGCGCTGTGGCGGTGCTGCTCGTCATGATGTTTCACCTGAACATCGGGCCTTTTTCCGGGGGGTTCGTCGGCGTCGATGTGTTCTTCGTGATCAGCGGCTTCCTCATCACTCGCCTTATCGTGGACGAATACCGGAGTGCCGGCGGGTTCCGGTTGGGCCGCTTCTACGCAAGACGGGCGCGGCGCATTCTGCCCGCGCTCTTCTGCACCGTCGCGCTTGCCGCTGTTGGAGCCTTCCTGCTGCTGCCGCCGGACCGATTCGAGCATTTCGGCGGATCCATGCTCTTTTCAGTACTCAATCTCGGCAACGTCTTCTTCTGGTCCGGTGCGTCGTACTTCGACGATGCGGCTCATACCAAGCCGTTGCTGCACTTGTGGTCGCTTGGTGTCGAAGAACAGTTCTACCTGATCTGGCCCTTGTTCATGGTGGGGCTGCTCGGTCGCTCGAATCGCACCACCGTGATCGGACTCTCGACCGCAGCCATCATCAGCCTGTGCCTGAGCGGGTGGGTCCTTCTAGGCTGGGAGGACGGTCAGGCGACCGCCTTCTACCAGACGCCGCTCCGGGTTTTCGAATTCGGTATCGGTGCGCTGATGGTGTGGCTGACGAAGGTTGGCAGCCGGCGCGGCGTGGTTCTTGAATGCCTGCTTCTGGCTGGGTTGGCCCTCATTGGATACGCAGCTGTGCGTTTCACCAACCAGACGCCGTTTCCATTTCTGAATGCACTGGTGCCCTGCACGGGCGCGGCGTTGGTTATCTACGCAGGCACGGCGCCAATTTCGGGATGGCTGTTGCGCAACCGCCTGACGGTTGCGGTCGGGTTGGCCAGTTACTCGCTGTATCTCCTGCATTGGCCGCTGATCGTTTTGTACGGCGCGTACACCTTCCGTGAAGTCACTTCCGTCGAAAAGACTGCTCTGCTGATCGTCACCGCCGTTGGCGCAACGCTCATGTATCGCTTCGTCGAACTGCCACTCCGCGGCGGTGCCCCGTCACGTTGGAGCGGTCGCAGGACTTTCGCAATCGGCGCCGTCACCACCATGCTGCTCGCGGTGCCGGCGGCTGCAGCGTGGACGCAGGCCGGCTGGGAGTGGCGCATTCCTGTTGAACGACGAGCGCGTTCCAACGACCAGTGGCGCTCCATGGAGTTTGCACACTGCCGGCAGACGGATGCGCAAATGCCCGCGGATCTGGTCACCTGCCAGAATGCCCGTGGCTCTTCGCGTGACATCCTGATCTGGGGAGACAGCCACGCGCGCCACCTTGTGTCGGGTTTCTCCGACGCGTACCCGTCGTTTAATGTCCACGTCATGTTCCTTGCCGGCTGCGTGGCACAGAGCGGGTTCGAGGGCTACGTCAGGCAGAGCGGCAATGCGCGAGACGACGGGGCCTGTGTGGAGCGCAATCGCGCAGCATTGAGTTTCCTGCGAGGCGTTCGCCCGGCAGTGGTCGTGTTGTCCGGGGCCAAACGGGATCAACCGGAAGACATGGTGGCTCCCACCAGATACCTGCAGAGCCAGCTTCGCGCTGCCGGACATACCGTCATCGTGATGGGCGACGTCATGCGTCCGGGGAAAGCGCTGGTCGCATGCCGAAACGCGCCTGCCTGGCTGATTCCCGATTCGGTGTTGTCTGAACGATGCAGCCCTGACTCCCGGATGGTCCAGCGCGAGATGCAGTACAGCCTGCGGATGTCCGAGTTGATGCCTGATGTAGTGGATGTGCGATCCATACAATGTCCACGCGGAGAATGCGTGTTCGCCACGGAGGATAGCCAGCCGTTGTTCCGAGACGATCACCACCTGACCCCGGTAGGATCGACGTGGCTGATTGAGCGACTCAAGAATGGGTGGAGCTTCTAA
- a CDS encoding glycosyltransferase, translating into MIRDQITVFMPVTHYHRAYLEQAVECVFQQTRSDWRLLIVVDEDQQPHFRNLLPAAMADQRVRLIPNQGRLLGGAYNTAMRAAETSFMAVLLGDDLWTPDAVEVLGQAIRDNDGADFFYSGRRYIDGAGQRLSSDYLPTQPVTTESFSTGSPVKHLLCWRVSKGLACGGVDETLNNFASDDFDFPWTMLDHGAVFQPVHRVLYMCRDHRDGVRLTTHVPRSVQRRELRRILEKHGVPPAQARRRVRADSGNYLRQSLFRNHLHRWLRERLGFDATQGWREPYR; encoded by the coding sequence ATGATCCGCGACCAGATCACGGTCTTCATGCCGGTCACGCACTACCACCGGGCATACCTTGAGCAGGCCGTCGAGTGTGTGTTCCAGCAGACGCGCTCCGACTGGCGCCTGCTGATCGTGGTCGATGAAGACCAGCAGCCACATTTCAGGAATCTGCTGCCTGCGGCGATGGCCGACCAGCGGGTCCGATTGATTCCCAATCAGGGCCGCTTGCTTGGCGGCGCCTATAACACCGCCATGCGCGCCGCCGAGACATCGTTCATGGCAGTGTTGCTCGGCGACGACCTCTGGACGCCCGACGCCGTCGAAGTTCTCGGCCAGGCCATCCGTGACAATGACGGCGCGGACTTCTTCTACAGCGGCCGTCGTTACATCGACGGTGCCGGTCAGAGGCTGAGTTCCGATTACCTGCCGACGCAGCCGGTGACCACCGAAAGTTTCTCCACTGGGTCGCCTGTAAAACATCTGTTGTGCTGGCGGGTCAGCAAGGGACTGGCGTGTGGTGGCGTGGACGAGACGCTGAACAACTTCGCCTCAGACGACTTTGATTTTCCGTGGACGATGCTTGACCACGGCGCGGTGTTTCAGCCTGTGCATCGCGTGTTGTACATGTGCAGGGATCACCGCGATGGCGTTCGGTTGACCACGCATGTGCCTCGGAGTGTTCAGCGGCGGGAGTTGCGTCGCATCCTGGAGAAGCACGGAGTGCCACCGGCGCAGGCGCGCAGACGGGTCCGCGCCGACAGCGGCAACTACCTGCGCCAAAGCCTCTTCCGGAACCACCTGCACCGCTGGCTGCGCGAGCGGCTCGGGTTCGACGCCACACAGGGTTGGCGCGAGCCCTACCGATGA
- a CDS encoding alpha/beta hydrolase: MSSINTKDGTHIYYKDWGAGRPVVFSHGWPLNADAWDGQMVYLASHGFRCIAHDRRGHGRSSQPWDGNEMDTFADDLSALIETLDLMDVTLVGHSMGGGEVARYIGRHGTRRVAGAVLVAAVPPLMLQTDANPGGLPMKVFDDIRAGVSADRSQFFTDLTLPFFGANRPGAKVSQGVRDAFWLRGMQGGLKNQLDCIKAFSETDFTGDLRKFDVPTLIIHGDDDQIVPIGASAQAAATLVKDATLKVYPGGSHGLADTHGDTLNADLLAFIRA; this comes from the coding sequence ATGAGCAGCATCAACACCAAGGACGGCACGCACATCTATTACAAGGACTGGGGTGCTGGGCGTCCCGTGGTCTTCAGCCACGGTTGGCCGCTCAATGCCGATGCGTGGGACGGCCAGATGGTCTACCTGGCGTCCCACGGCTTCCGCTGCATCGCCCACGACCGTCGCGGCCACGGGCGTTCGAGCCAACCCTGGGACGGCAACGAGATGGACACCTTCGCCGACGACCTGTCGGCACTGATCGAGACGCTTGATCTCATGGACGTGACCCTGGTTGGTCACTCAATGGGGGGCGGAGAGGTCGCCCGCTACATCGGGCGCCACGGTACCAGGCGCGTGGCCGGAGCCGTGCTGGTGGCAGCGGTGCCGCCATTGATGCTCCAGACGGACGCCAATCCTGGTGGCTTGCCGATGAAGGTGTTCGACGACATTCGGGCGGGCGTCTCGGCCGATCGTTCGCAGTTCTTCACCGACCTCACGTTGCCGTTCTTCGGCGCCAACCGGCCGGGTGCAAAGGTGAGCCAGGGCGTCCGCGACGCCTTCTGGCTCCGGGGCATGCAGGGCGGGCTGAAGAATCAACTCGACTGCATCAAGGCGTTTTCGGAGACGGACTTCACCGGCGACCTCAGGAAGTTCGACGTGCCGACCTTGATCATCCATGGTGACGATGACCAGATCGTGCCGATTGGCGCATCCGCGCAGGCCGCGGCCACACTCGTGAAGGACGCGACCCTGAAGGTGTACCCGGGCGGGTCGCACGGTCTGGCGGACACACACGGCGACACGCTCAACGCCGACCTGCTCGCCTTCATCAGGGCCTGA
- a CDS encoding glycosyltransferase produces MTGQAGVVATVVVAAYNEAETIAGCVSSLLAMRVPSGAVEIIVVDNGSTDGTRDALAAFGDRIRVLTETTRGAAAARNCGIRAAQSPVVAFTDADCVVEPGWLAHLIAPLADPTVGVVGGRILSLPGANRIARFGEVIHDHHDAIEVQEDPYVISMNWASRREVLLETGLFDEALLRGQDVDLSWRIRQAGYRLVYAPDAVLRHHNQHTVWGLAHEGYVHARHAVRVGRKHGLVFDVPGGVKRTRLRLSAGFRQVARGPERVDGLLGLVFNTGKTAGELAALMRDSRQGR; encoded by the coding sequence ATGACAGGTCAAGCCGGCGTCGTCGCCACCGTTGTCGTCGCGGCCTACAACGAGGCCGAGACGATCGCGGGGTGCGTATCTTCGCTGCTGGCCATGCGTGTCCCCAGCGGCGCAGTCGAAATCATTGTCGTCGATAACGGATCCACCGACGGCACCCGTGACGCTCTCGCCGCTTTTGGCGATCGCATTCGGGTGTTGACCGAGACGACGCGTGGGGCGGCGGCTGCGCGCAATTGCGGCATCCGGGCGGCACAGAGCCCGGTCGTGGCATTCACTGACGCCGACTGTGTGGTGGAACCCGGCTGGCTGGCCCACCTGATCGCTCCGCTGGCGGATCCGACTGTTGGTGTTGTGGGCGGAAGAATCCTGAGCTTGCCAGGCGCAAACCGCATCGCCCGCTTCGGAGAAGTGATACACGACCACCACGACGCAATCGAGGTGCAGGAGGACCCGTACGTCATCTCCATGAACTGGGCCTCACGGCGCGAGGTGCTCCTGGAAACCGGACTGTTTGATGAAGCCCTGCTCCGTGGGCAGGATGTGGACTTGTCGTGGCGCATCCGACAGGCGGGTTACCGGTTGGTCTACGCGCCGGACGCTGTCCTGAGGCACCACAACCAGCACACCGTGTGGGGGCTGGCGCACGAAGGGTACGTCCACGCCAGGCACGCGGTGCGCGTCGGCAGGAAACACGGCCTTGTGTTCGACGTCCCTGGTGGCGTGAAGAGGACGCGCCTGCGTCTGTCCGCCGGTTTCAGACAGGTTGCCCGCGGTCCCGAACGGGTGGACGGGCTGCTCGGGTTGGTGTTTAACACCGGCAAGACTGCCGGCGAACTCGCGGCGTTGATGCGAGACTCCAGGCAAGGGCGCTGA
- a CDS encoding oligosaccharide flippase family protein gives MRSSIAPMSSEADAALRNASWVMAQRGLQIVIGVLFALLVPRLMGPQAFGQYALITSVSLWFGLLSGLGLISMMTRSVPTFIVRGDLQGLQKLVSSLLALRVGLGLGSAACYLALTMFWLRDIDVAALVFMAGAVFARTVGNICFALFLGLNQAGRWALGDLLRRSFTLVSVLIGFSLAGLRGACAGWFAANVLVLIIGVWMAREHIRWSEMWPDRTFLTPFLRTGAYFAGGNILLAIAHRTGESLVHLTTGDFAEVGFFAVAYGMFAAGTQALWHGAISFAPLLMFWNERGESSTSAAWVGRLLAWMTVAAVAGIIAIVFIGDLAIAWVLGPEYLPAARGLLPLGIAFLATAVGSVGRLQALVSNRPGLSAAAAGVELAAFWATGLALAGGAGSFGACLAVLAGSTLNAAYVSWSLRHELLYSYRPAASAAALGLLVLPLVWFATSWPLQVTLFVVALAIYAALLLGTRVVTVAELVSLGRSIRAPRVLD, from the coding sequence ATGCGCTCATCCATCGCTCCAATGTCGTCCGAAGCGGACGCCGCGCTTCGCAACGCCAGCTGGGTCATGGCGCAGCGCGGTCTTCAGATCGTCATCGGGGTGCTGTTCGCCCTGCTTGTACCTCGACTGATGGGCCCGCAGGCCTTCGGACAGTACGCGCTCATCACCTCGGTGTCGCTTTGGTTCGGGCTGCTCAGTGGCCTGGGCCTGATCTCGATGATGACCCGGAGCGTTCCCACGTTCATCGTGCGCGGAGACCTGCAGGGCCTCCAGAAGCTTGTGTCGAGCCTGCTCGCCCTGCGCGTCGGCCTGGGCCTGGGCTCAGCCGCCTGTTATCTGGCGCTGACGATGTTCTGGCTGCGTGACATCGATGTGGCCGCGCTGGTGTTCATGGCCGGCGCGGTCTTCGCCCGCACCGTTGGCAATATCTGCTTCGCGCTGTTCCTCGGTCTGAACCAGGCAGGCCGCTGGGCTCTGGGCGACCTGCTCCGTCGCTCGTTCACCCTGGTCTCCGTCCTCATCGGCTTCAGCCTGGCCGGCCTGCGCGGGGCCTGCGCCGGGTGGTTCGCCGCCAACGTGCTGGTCCTCATCATCGGTGTGTGGATGGCCCGCGAACACATCCGCTGGTCCGAGATGTGGCCCGACCGCACGTTCCTGACGCCGTTCCTGCGGACGGGAGCCTATTTCGCCGGCGGTAACATCCTGCTGGCCATCGCGCATCGTACCGGCGAGTCGCTTGTGCACCTGACGACGGGCGACTTCGCCGAAGTCGGATTTTTTGCTGTCGCGTACGGCATGTTCGCGGCCGGCACACAAGCGTTGTGGCACGGGGCGATTTCGTTCGCGCCGCTGTTGATGTTCTGGAACGAGCGAGGAGAGAGCAGCACTTCAGCCGCCTGGGTCGGGCGTCTGCTGGCGTGGATGACGGTGGCTGCGGTCGCAGGCATCATCGCCATCGTCTTCATTGGCGATTTGGCAATCGCGTGGGTGCTGGGCCCGGAGTACCTGCCGGCGGCCCGGGGTCTGCTCCCACTGGGCATCGCCTTCCTCGCGACAGCGGTGGGCAGCGTCGGCCGGTTGCAGGCGCTCGTCTCCAATCGCCCAGGACTCTCCGCCGCGGCCGCAGGAGTGGAGTTGGCCGCGTTCTGGGCCACGGGTCTGGCGCTGGCGGGCGGCGCCGGCAGCTTCGGCGCCTGCCTCGCGGTGCTTGCCGGATCGACGCTCAACGCCGCGTATGTGAGCTGGAGTCTTCGTCACGAACTGTTGTACTCGTACCGGCCCGCCGCTTCTGCTGCGGCGCTGGGTCTGCTGGTGTTGCCGCTCGTCTGGTTCGCGACGTCGTGGCCTCTTCAGGTGACCCTGTTCGTTGTCGCGCTGGCGATCTACGCAGCCCTGCTGCTTGGCACGCGCGTCGTCACCGTTGCCGAACTTGTATCACTGGGACGGAGCATCCGCGCGCCTCGTGTTCTCGATTAG
- a CDS encoding cupin domain-containing protein, with the protein MKGFVQDIEGLAVKNDEFRRVLYTAKHCQLVLMALKPAEEIGAEVHTLDQFFRVEEGAGEVVLDGVRTPVHAGFAIVVPAGAKHNIINTGDRPLKLYTLYAPPNHRDGVVHHTRADAEADTEHFDGKTTE; encoded by the coding sequence ATGAAGGGTTTTGTGCAAGACATCGAGGGTCTCGCCGTCAAGAACGACGAGTTTCGACGGGTGCTGTATACAGCGAAGCACTGTCAGTTGGTCCTCATGGCCCTGAAGCCCGCGGAAGAGATCGGGGCTGAAGTCCACACGCTCGACCAGTTCTTTCGCGTTGAGGAGGGAGCTGGTGAGGTGGTTCTTGATGGAGTTCGAACGCCGGTGCACGCGGGGTTCGCGATTGTTGTGCCGGCCGGCGCGAAGCACAACATCATCAACACCGGTGATCGGCCATTAAAGCTCTACACGCTCTATGCACCGCCGAATCACCGGGACGGTGTCGTCCACCACACCCGCGCCGACGCGGAGGCCGACACGGAACACTTCGACGGGAAAACGACGGAATGA
- a CDS encoding glycosyltransferase family 4 protein, producing MRPTDAGGTARTGHDPYAGVAVSASPPVAISACGAPRRGAPAMAPPVRSLLCVGQALAESGPAPNTAGHDRPTGERIAYLLWRYPYFTETFIQREVQALRGAGVALEVFALEPDAPPVPHDPASPLGSVVYFGPVDVAGGRAEIRRHLMRRPWTVFCLWCFVAAHRISGYTSWWRDRDILYLGAQLASALATRGITHVHAPWANRYAAVAFIASRLTGATFTVQARASEIHRTVQVPLIAARLKFAAFVITNSRYNARDLAARLVPVGAPPIHVVYNGLDLSRFRPTPRADRSGLRLLSVGRLVEPKGFRHLLYACRQLRDRGLNVSCEIIGGPSEPTDTAAWVELRMLLTSLQLESVVQFHGSQSFASVLRAFERADIFVLPCVRGRDGSHDITPNSLIEAMAMALPVVSTTSGAIPEIVDHEIDGLLVPPGDCDALADALERLVRDGELRESLGAAARRKVEVRFEAGKNVARRVELFGRLRTSPAGQPGHAEVQQPAARRADTTN from the coding sequence GTGCGCCCGACCGACGCAGGCGGGACAGCGCGCACCGGCCATGACCCGTATGCCGGCGTGGCGGTATCGGCTTCGCCACCTGTCGCGATCAGCGCGTGCGGTGCCCCTCGCCGCGGCGCTCCAGCAATGGCGCCACCCGTACGAAGTCTTCTGTGCGTTGGTCAGGCGCTGGCCGAATCAGGGCCTGCGCCCAACACCGCGGGTCACGACCGGCCCACCGGAGAACGAATTGCCTACCTCCTGTGGAGGTATCCGTATTTCACGGAGACGTTCATCCAGCGTGAGGTGCAGGCCCTTCGCGGCGCCGGAGTGGCCCTCGAGGTGTTCGCGTTGGAACCAGATGCCCCCCCGGTCCCTCACGACCCCGCGTCGCCTTTGGGTTCGGTTGTGTACTTCGGCCCCGTAGACGTGGCCGGTGGAAGGGCGGAGATTCGCCGCCATCTCATGCGGCGACCGTGGACCGTGTTCTGCCTCTGGTGTTTCGTCGCGGCCCATCGGATCAGTGGCTACACCTCCTGGTGGCGTGACCGGGACATCCTGTATCTGGGCGCACAACTGGCGTCCGCTCTGGCCACCCGAGGAATCACCCATGTGCATGCGCCCTGGGCCAATCGATACGCCGCGGTGGCGTTCATCGCATCACGGCTGACCGGCGCCACCTTCACGGTGCAGGCGCGCGCCTCTGAAATACACCGCACAGTTCAAGTGCCCCTGATCGCTGCCAGGTTGAAGTTCGCCGCCTTTGTCATCACCAACTCCCGGTACAACGCGCGCGACCTGGCTGCCCGGCTCGTGCCCGTGGGGGCGCCTCCGATCCATGTGGTCTACAACGGCCTCGATCTGTCGCGGTTTCGTCCGACGCCGCGCGCCGACCGGTCCGGACTTCGCCTGCTCTCGGTAGGCCGGCTTGTGGAACCGAAGGGCTTCCGGCACCTGCTGTACGCGTGCCGTCAACTGCGTGATCGGGGACTGAACGTGTCCTGCGAGATCATTGGTGGCCCAAGCGAGCCAACTGATACTGCCGCGTGGGTGGAGCTGCGGATGTTGCTGACATCCCTCCAGCTTGAATCCGTTGTCCAGTTTCACGGCTCGCAGTCCTTTGCGTCCGTTCTGCGCGCCTTCGAGCGTGCCGACATTTTTGTGCTGCCGTGTGTGCGCGGGCGCGATGGCTCCCACGACATCACGCCAAACTCGTTGATTGAGGCGATGGCCATGGCCTTGCCGGTGGTCTCGACCACGAGCGGCGCAATTCCGGAGATTGTCGATCACGAGATTGACGGATTGCTGGTTCCGCCCGGCGACTGCGATGCACTTGCCGATGCGCTGGAACGATTGGTCCGGGACGGAGAACTTCGCGAATCACTGGGCGCCGCGGCGCGCCGGAAGGTGGAAGTCCGGTTTGAAGCCGGCAAGAACGTGGCCCGTCGAGTTGAACTGTTCGGCCGCCTACGAACTTCGCCGGCGGGACAACCGGGCCACGCCGAGGTTCAGCAGCCTGCGGCCCGCCGCGCGGACACCACGAACTGA